CACGCACTCTACCATCTGCGCCGCGGTCGTGTGGGACCGCGAATCTTCAGAGACAATCGAGTGTTCCAGAAGAGTCCTCAGGGTAGGGACTCCGAGGCTCTGCAACGCGTTGACCGCGTTTGTGCACCTGCCCGGCAGCGCGTCTACACGGCAGGCTTCCGCCGCAAGGCCGCCTGCAAGACCGACGGCCGTATCGAGGCTCCCGATTTCTATCTCAATCCGCACCAGATCGGCCAGCCTGTGGGCTATTCGGCTGTGTTCGGCGGCGTTCCCCTCCCATGTCATGAGCATCAGGTAGCTGCGCCCCGAAGCCTGCGCTAGTCTATCCGGCTGGAGTTCGGCCTGCCAGTTGGGCAGGAGGCCGGTGCACTGGGCGTTGAAAAGGCTTTCCAGATCCTCGATTGTCGGCAGGCACTGCGCGCCTCCCGTTACTTCTGAATCGGGCAGCAGCCTGCGGAGTCTTGCATCGAACTCGGCGCTGTCAACGGTCGTACGAGGGGAGGCACACAGACTGCTCTCCTTGTCGGCGTCGAATCCGAGGACGCCGGGTCGCAGATGTTTCGGAAGCTTGAGGATCGCCTCACGTATTCTCGGCGCCGCGCTATCCCATCCCGCCGTGTCGTCCACCGAAAGGTCTTTCATTTCTCTGATGACCTTGGTCGCCAGCTCAGCCGAGGGTTCGGTGCGGCCCGATGCGTGCAGTTTGCTGACAGCTTCGCGAATCAGGCGCGCGGCCATGTCGGGGTTTGCGAGAATCTCCGAGATCGGGACCCTCGGCAAGTCAACGTCGTCATCGTGTCTGGACAGCCAGTTTATCGCGCCAGCAACTGCGCGGTCTAGCGAGGGTACAGCTAGGACCCCTCCGTCGTCGTGTTCGCCTTGGGATTCGTCTTCACCGGCGTACACTGCCTGAGTCACTGCGATCTTCGTAACGCCTCGCTCTCTCAGATATGCGCTGGGTCCGCTGTGCTCCCGAATCTCGGATGGGTCGGCATTCAGGAAGGCCAGGAACTCAGTCAGCTGGCCGACCGGCGGGGGGCCGGTGAACGTGACGGCCATAGTCGCCCTTGCATAGAGCCTATTGAAGACGCTCTGGCTCTCCGATGTAGGGGCGTAATAGCGGTCGTTCACGATGACGGCGTCCTTGGAGAACACCAGAGTCGCTGGCCCGAACTCGTCCAGAAACTCGGCTAGCGCGCGCGCGACGTCCTGAGCCATCTCCCTGGTGCTGGGATGGTCCGGCCCGTAGAGACTGCATTGGGACCGCGTAACGCTAAGTGACTTGAGGATGTTCTTGAGTTCGGTGGGCAATTCCGCCTTGCGGATCTCCTGCCTTGCCTGCGGCTCCCGCTCACGTTCGGACATACTGAGAACTCCTTGGGCTATCCTGCTTCGGGTGCGTTCTTAGTATTCCACATTCCAGGCGAATTCTCGGTACGTTTGCTTGGGGCAAAGGCATTGCCCGTAGCATGAATACGGCGAGCGCGACGTAGGGTCACATTGTGAGGGGAAATGGTAGCGCCAGCCCGACCCGGAGCCATTCGACCCAGAGAGATGCACTTCAGGTTGATACCGGATGGCAGGCGGTGGGTAAGCGAGCCACTCCCAACTTGACCTTGCCGGTTGGGCATCTCTCTCACACTGCTGCGGACCCGATGGTCCGGATGTGCGAATACCGCGCTCGTATGCGTATTGCAGTGTTTCGATGGATGTGGCGATGAGGGCTCTACTTGCGACTGATCCTCTCAGTCCCAAGAACGCCGGAGATGCGTGGACTTCGCTTCGGAGCGCCCTCCGTCTCATGTTGACGTCCCGCACCGCTCGGCAGTGACCTGCCCCCAAAGTATGTACCACATATCAAGTGGAACCAAGCATGTGTGGACTTGCCCCCGTTTCTGTACCACCCTTAACATTAGTTTTCAGCCTGCAGCGACTAGCAGTTGATGGGTCTCAACAGAGCCGTCGGCCTCCTCTGTTTCTATCCTTCGCCGGCTGCGGGCGAACTCCTCCGGGGTCATGTTCCCGAGAGAGCTGTGCGGCCTGTTCGCGTTGTAGTCTTGCCTCCATGACTCGGCCTTCTCCTGCGCGTCCACCAGTGACATGAACCAGTGCTCGTTCAGGCACTCCTGGCGGAATCTTGAGTTGAAAGACTCGATGAACGCGTTGTCCGTGGGCTTGCCTGGGCGGGTGAAGTCCAACTCCACGTTGTTCCAGTATGCCCACTGGTCCATCACTACCGAGGTGAACTCCGTCCCGTTGTCCACCCGAATGCTTCTCGGTCGTCCTCTCTCCCTGAGCAAGCCGTTCAGGACCTCGACGACGTCGTCTCCCTTCAGGCTGAATCCCACCCGGATCGCGAGGCTCTCGCGACTGAAGTTATCCACTATCGTAAGCACCCGGATCTGCCGGCCGGAATACAGAGCATCGGCCATGAAGTCCATGCTCCAACTCTCGTTTGTCTCCCCCGGTGTCGGGACGCCTTCCCGCCTGGCGGCGCTTACTCTGCGCTTCGGCTTCCTCTTCCTCAGCGCCAGGCCTTCTTCGCGGTAGAGTCGTGCAACCAGCTTGTGATTTACCGTCCAGCCCTCCCGCCGAAGCAGCAGCCACAGCCTGCGGTATCCGTAGCTGGGACGTGCTGCCGCCAGATCCCTCAGCCGTATCCTCAGTTCCTCGCGCCTGTCCGCAATGCTCCGGTATCTCTGCGTGGACCTGCTGAATCCGAGCGCCCTGCACGCCCTCCGCTCGCTCACCCCATAGCAGACCATCAAATACCGGACCATCTCCCTGCCGCGGGCAGGCGCTAGAACTTTTTTCGCAGCACCTCCTGCAGCATCGCCTTGTCCAGCGTAAGGTCAGCCACCACCTGCTTCAGACGGCCATTCTCTTCCTCAAGCTGGCGCAGACGCCGGATCTCAGAGACGCTCAGACCGGCGTACTGCCTCTTCCACCTGTAGAAGGTGTTCTCCGACACTCCCATCTTCCGGCATATCTCGGCGGCCGGCGTCCCGGACTCCGCCTGCTGGAGCGCAAACACGATCTGCGGCTCCGTGTATCTGTTCCTCTTCATCTGATCCTCCTCGAGGCATTATAGCTCTAAAATCCTAACATGGCGAGTGGATCAGATTCCGGGGTTCAGACCAAGGTTGACCTGCCCCCAAAGTATGTACCACATATCAAGTGGAACCAAGCATGTGTTCCCGCGATAGCAGAGGCGTCTCCAGCGGCCTTGTGAGCACCGCCTCGGGCGCCGGCGGACGGTATCCGAGCGAGTGTAGCGGTTCAGCGTAAGTTGGACAATCTGCACCTCTGAGAAGCATACACATTGTCCCGTCAGTCCGCCTTTCCCTGCAAACATTATACGGCGATCTGTTGCTCTGTCAAACCCGAGGTCTGCCTCGTGCGGCACCGACCCTGGTTCCGGTGATCGCAGCCCCTGATTCCATCGTGCGCCGCCATCCGCACTTGATCACGGTGTCGCGCTTTCAGCAGGAGCGCACACCGGCTCAAGTGCTGTCCTGGCGAAGGCGACTCAGGTAGTCTCAGTCTTTCATGTCAGTGAGGATGTGCGGCGTGATTCCTGTCTGCGGCAACGTGTCCGGATGCACGCGGGCCGCCTGCATCCGGTTCGCCAGCCGCCGTTCCGCCAGGGTCTCGGCCTTCACCGCCGCACGCCTCGCCCTGATCTCATCTCCCAGGCCCATGTAGACGTCCACCGGGTGCATGGTGCCGATCCGCTCATGGTAGTGCACATGGTTGTACCAGTGCACGAACTCCTCAACCGCCGCCTCCAGTTCCCCCGGCGAGTAGAACTGCACGAGGCAGATCCGCTCCTTCGCGGTCTTGTTCATCCGCTCGAACTTCCCGTTCGTCTGAGGGTGATTCCGCCTCGCATAGATGTGACCGATGCCCTGGGAGACCAGAAACCGGTTGAAAGTCTCCGAGATGTAGCCGCTGCCGTTGTCCGAGAGCAGCTTGGTGGACCGATACTCCACCGGTACGCCGGCAAGCCCCGTTATCTCGATCGCGCGCATCACGAGATCGCTCGCCGTGTTACCAGTCATGTCGCGCTTCACCTCGTAGCAGATCAGGTAGCGGCTGAAGTCGTCGAGTATCCCGCCGATGTAGTACCAGCCCCAGCCGATCACCTTCACGTACGTGAAGTCCGTCGCCCACATCTCGTTCGGCCTGCCCGTCTTCGTGTGGAACTCGTCAGCCGCCGGCATCGGAAGCTCGGGAGCGTCCGGGAGCAGGCCTCTCGACTTCAGTATCCTGTACACGCTCGACTCGGATATGAAGCCGGCCCTGTCGGTGATATGCCAGGCCAGCTCTCTCGCGGGCAGGTCCGGCAGTTCGTTCGCGTACTCGACGACTCGCTCTACCTCGGGCCCCGTAAGCCTGTTCACCGGCGTCCTCGGCTTCGGCTCCCCGTCCCTGCGCTTGAGCCAGCTGTAGTAGGTCGAGCGCGGGATCCCGAGGCACCGGAGCGATTCGCTGATCGAGAGCCGGCTCCTGCCGACCTCCTCGATGATCGAAGACTTCTCCTCTTCCGACAGCCTCTCGTACTTCATGCGTTCCCTCGGAGGCTTCAGAAGAGACTTTTTTTAAGCGTCAGGTTCTCGACGGACAGGTCGGCTACTACCTGCCTCAGCTTCGAGTTCTCGTCCTTCAGGGCATCTACCTCAGCTTTCGTGGCCCCTCGTAGGTCCTCGCCCTTCAGGCGCGACTTCCCGGCTTCCATGAAGTCCTTCAGCCACTTGTAGTAGATGTTGGCATGGATTCCTTCGCGCCGGCAGACTACCGTCACCGGGTCGTCGCCCCGGATGCCCTCCATCACGATCCGGATCTTGTCCTCCGCCGTGAATACGCGCCTCGTGGCCCGGCGCGCCGTCTTGATCAGCTTCCTGGCCGTACCATTCTCTGTCTTCGTCTCGTTCATTGTCTCGTTCCTCCCCTTCTTCCCTTTCGGGTGATCAGATGGGAAAGAACAGCCGACAGAACAAACGTTTGTACACTTCATCCGGAGCCGAATCTGTCCAATTTACGCTGAAGCTGGACAAGCGCAAACTCGACAGTCTCTTCAAGGACTACCAGCCGCCGGATCCGGAGACGTAAACCAAAGCTCCGCTCTCCGAACGTGTCGGGCCGGCGGGGGGGGCTTCCCAAGCATCCTCCGAAAATAGATCCGCGTCGGGGATAATGTTTTATGATTTATTGGAATTCGCATTATAATCCCATTGTGATACCAAAATATTCGGGTAGCAAGTGCGGACTGATCGGCCATTGTCACCCAGAAATCGTCAGAAGGTGCCAAATCCGGATGGCTGGGGTCGCTCAGACAGCTCCGCTTCCAGCGTTCGGAGCTCCTCTTCGAGCTTGTGCTTCCGAGCCAGTTTGACGTGCCTGTCGGCGGAATCATCCCGTTTTGAAAGAACGCTGTCCGCCCGCTGATTCGCTTCGCACAAGGCTCGTCTCGCGCGAAACACCTCGAGGCGAAGCGTCTCCGCGGCCGCCAGCATGAACGATTCCAGGGACGCCGGGACATCGGCTCGAGGCTCCCACGTCAGTTGTGTGCGTATTCGATTGTGCATTTCTAGACTCCGCGGACAAGGATTCCGTCCCGGATGGACAGCCGAGAAAGTGTCCGCAGTTCCCTTATACAAGAACTGATCGAAAACTCGGTCGGCCAGTCGGATTTTTTTGAGAGAACTTATGTATAACCAGATCTGTGACCTTGCAGGTGCGATGTGAGATCACTCCCCGGAAGGAGGCCGTCATAGAAAATGTCATTATCTGAAATCCTGAAATCGAGGAAGCCTCCATCTGGAAGCATCATCGCAGAGGAGAAGGCCAGAGTATACATCCGCGTTTCTCACGACCGATCGGCGGAGAAGAACCTGAGCCCCGAGGTGCAGAAGCGGCAGATCATCGCCCACACGACCTCCAAGGGCTACCAGATCAAGGAATGGTACGAGGATCTGGCGAAATCCGCCTTCCGCGACGATGACCTTCGCACCGAGTTCCATCGCATGGTGGAAGACGCAAAGGCGGATCCGGAGACGACCGTGCTCGTCGTCTCGAACTACGACCGATTCTCCCGGCAGCGCGGGGCAAGCGCCCTGGAAGAAGAGTTGCTGAAGTATGGGGTGAGGATAGAAAGCGTTTCCGAGGGCTACTTCGACCCCGACACCGAGAGCGGTGTGCTCCTTTCGAGCATGACTTGGACAATAGCACATGTGCAGTCCCTCAGGATACGAAACAAGGTCATCCCCTGCATGAAACTCAACTTCTCCGAGCGCGACCCTGAGACCGGCCATGCCTACAAGAACGGCGGCTGGACACTTTTCGGCTATAAGCCGTTCCACGTGCCGACACGAAGGGGCGGCCAGCACGAGCAGGCCGGCAAACTGATATGGCTGCTCGACGACCATGAGTTTGGCGGAGTGCAGATCTGGGAATGGGCGAGGATAATGCTCGTGGACTGGAGACTGAAGGAAGGTCTCGGATACGACGCGATGGCCGGTCGGCTCACCGAAGCGGGAGTTCCTACGCCTGCCGGTCGCACTCTCTGGTCGCCAAGCACGATCCAGGGAATCCTCACGGAAGCCACCCGGCTCTACCAGTATGCTGGATACGGCTTTTGGAACAAACGCGATTACTCGGATCGGCACCGCATACTAGAACGCGATCCCTCGGAATGGATCGTGGTCGAGAACGCGCATCCGGCGATCATAACCGTTGAGCAGGGAGATGCGATCTACGCCATGACAAAGCACCAGCCAAGGGTGAAGCGGTCGCACAAGGGTCAGCCGAGCCGTTGGACTCTGAGCGCGGGTCTGATCAAATGCGGGCACTGTGGCGAGAACTACACCAGCACGAACAAGCACGGCGTCGACAGCTATGCATGCGGGTCACACGTGTACCGAAGACATGCCGGCTGCTCAGCCCCCATGTGGAAACTCGAGCGCGAGAACCTAGAGCAGTCTCTTCTCGACCTGCTGATCGAACGCATGAGTTCCGCCGAGCAGA
The sequence above is a segment of the Armatimonadota bacterium genome. Coding sequences within it:
- a CDS encoding IS3 family transposase (programmed frameshift), which translates into the protein MKRNRYTEPQIVFALQQAESGTPAAEICRKMGVSENTFYRWKRQYAGLSVSEIRRLRQLEEENGRLKQVVADLTLDKAMLQEVPAKKVLAPARGREMVRYLMVCYGVSERRACRALGFSRSTQRYRSIADRREELRIRLRDLAAARPSYGYRRLWLLLRREGWTVNHKLVARLYREEGLALRKRKPKRRVSAARREGVPTPGETNESWSMDFMADALYSGRQIRVLTIVDNFSRESLAIRVGFSLKGDDVVEVLNGLLRERGRPRSIRVDNGTEFTSVVMDQWAYWNNVELDFTRPGKPTDNAFIESFNSRFRQECLNEHWFMSLVDAQEKAESWRQDYNANRPHSSLGNMTPEEFARSRRRIETEEADGSVETHQLLVAAG
- a CDS encoding DDE-type integrase/transposase/recombinase, which produces MKYERLSEEEKSSIIEEVGRSRLSISESLRCLGIPRSTYYSWLKRRDGEPKPRTPVNRLTGPEVERVVEYANELPDLPARELAWHITDRAGFISESSVYRILKSRGLLPDAPELPMPAADEFHTKTGRPNEMWATDFTYVKVIGWGWYYIGGILDDFSRYLICYEVKRDMTGNTASDLVMRAIEITGLAGVPVEYRSTKLLSDNGSGYISETFNRFLVSQGIGHIYARRNHPQTNGKFERMNKTAKERICLVQFYSPGELEAAVEEFVHWYNHVHYHERIGTMHPVDVYMGLGDEIRARRAAVKAETLAERRLANRMQAARVHPDTLPQTGITPHILTDMKD
- a CDS encoding transposase, with protein sequence MNETKTENGTARKLIKTARRATRRVFTAEDKIRIVMEGIRGDDPVTVVCRREGIHANIYYKWLKDFMEAGKSRLKGEDLRGATKAEVDALKDENSKLRQVVADLSVENLTLKKSLF